Proteins co-encoded in one Sulfurovum xiamenensis genomic window:
- a CDS encoding PAS domain-containing protein, protein MKEKELKIDDNANYSSTTNQDGIITHVCSDFEKISGYTKEELIGKNHNIMRHPDMPKIIFKIMWEKLQNGEKFIGFIKNKSKNGEYYWLSTKAYLYLKEKDGKCKYFSYKGPISLRAKHHISKLYSTLLEEEKNGGIEASQKYLNEYLDYRGVTYNEYIETFEDTVGLVKVGYFMTRKLFS, encoded by the coding sequence ATGAAAGAAAAAGAATTAAAGATCGATGATAATGCAAACTATTCATCGACTACAAACCAGGATGGTATTATTACACATGTGTGTAGTGATTTCGAAAAAATATCAGGCTATACAAAAGAGGAATTGATAGGAAAAAATCATAATATTATGAGGCATCCGGATATGCCAAAAATAATATTTAAAATAATGTGGGAGAAATTACAGAATGGTGAAAAATTCATAGGTTTTATAAAAAATAAATCAAAAAATGGTGAGTATTATTGGTTAAGTACTAAAGCATATCTTTACTTAAAAGAGAAAGATGGTAAATGTAAGTATTTTTCCTATAAAGGTCCAATATCACTTAGAGCCAAACATCATATAAGTAAATTGTACAGCACTTTACTGGAGGAAGAAAAAAATGGTGGTATTGAAGCATCTCAAAAATATCTAAATGAATATTTAGATTATAGAGGTGTAACCTATAATGAGTATATAGAAACTTTCGAAGATACAGTTGGACTTGTTAAGGTTGGTTATTTTATGACAAGAAAACTTTTTTCATAA